One window of the Magnolia sinica isolate HGM2019 chromosome 19, MsV1, whole genome shotgun sequence genome contains the following:
- the LOC131234805 gene encoding NDR1/HIN1-like protein 3, with translation MAEAKQVPLNGAYYGPPIPPQQTHHGRERGSGCCGPCCLLSTLFKLIVTIIVVLGIATLVFWLIFRPSKMKVYVESAMLTEFNLTDNNILHYNLALDVAIRNPNKRIGIYYDRLEARAYYEGERFGYNPLPAFYQGHKNTTNLHPVFSGQIPISLGNSDVVDFNREKGQGFFSIDVKIYARLRFKIGSVKTRRFKPDFECELKVPLTTIGRSSAIGFIGTKCDVDF, from the coding sequence ATGGCTGAGGCAAAGCAAGTCCCTTTGAATGGAGCTTACTATGGTCCACCTATCCCTCCCCAACAAACCCATCACGGGCGCGAGCGAGGGAGCGGATGTTGTGGCCCATGCTGCCTACTGAGTACCTTGTTCAAGCTCATCGTCACCATCATTGTGGTTCTGGGCATCGCCACCCTCGTTTTCTGGCTCATTTTCCGCCCTTCCAAGATGAAAGTGTATGTCGAGAGTGCCATGCTTACTGAATTCAATCTCACCGACAACAATATTCTCCATTACAATCTTGCACTAGATGTTGCTATAAGGAACCCCAACAAACGGATCGGCATTTACTACGATAGGCTTGAAGCTAGAGCTTACTATGAAGGAGAGCGGTTTGGTTACAACCCTTTGCCGGCTTTTTATCAAGGGCATAAGAACACTACCAATCTCCATCCAGTTTTCTCTGGGCAAATTCCCATTTCACTGGGAAACTCTGATGTTGTGGATTTCAATAGGGAGAAAGGACAAGGGTTCTTCTCCATTGATGTTAAGATCTATGCAAGGCTTAGATTTAAGATCGGATCAGTCAAGACTAGACGCTTCAAGCCAGATTTTGAGTGCGAGTTGAAGGTCCCTTTAACCACAATTGGCAGATCCTCGGCCATTGGATTTATTGGGACAAAGTGCGACGTTGATTTCTGA